Genomic segment of Drosophila simulans strain w501 chromosome 2R, Prin_Dsim_3.1, whole genome shotgun sequence:
TTTGTCTGTATAATTATAGAATAGTTTGTAAACATAGAGTCGCCAGTTACCTTTAGTCTTTAGTCATCtgatgtatatatatgtagaatCGTTCAATAAACTGTTCATTACCTATAActgttaatatttatatgctGTCCctataataaattcaattggcCACATTGCAACACTTATTTGCCCAAGGAAAGATGATGTTCAtgtagcaaatattttattgttaagttctaaacaaaaacgaaattcgTATATTAGTTGCGTGTTcaacatttgattttctgttaTGGTCtgttgttctgttcgaaaacCGTTTTAGTtgttaaatgcataaattacatTGCATCGAGTAATTCTatgtgttttatattaagGTAGAAAAAATGTAGAAATCAGTTTTCTGTGGATTTAGTCTCTCTTTATTGGTGTTTGCGGGTTTCTGGATCTGAGAGTTAATACGTTTCTTGGTTGATGTGtgtgttgtattattttatttgatttcgttgACTACTTAAACACGCAGCCATTCGAGGGATGCGAAAATTCTTGAGTGTTCATGTGTTTACAACATTGTTTAAGTTTTGTCGTTATAAAaatgttggttttttgtttacgttttaatttaagtatGTATAAtagtttatataaaaaataacagagaaattatataaaagaaacattaaatataatcgtttattttgctcttcatcatcatcaccttCTTCCTGCGATTAAACTTTTTCTTCATCTAATAATTAACGCGTCAATTGCCAGAATCCTCTCCATCTAATGATTCATCCTGCACCGATGAGTCGtcgccgccaccgcctcctcctgcACGCTTTGATGAAGGTGTACCCGTGAGCCGACTGGAGCTGAGACCAATGCCGCCGGTGCGTCTAGGAAGGGATAGACCATGACATATAATTAGTATTTTGGTTCAGGACGGTTTTTAGGTTTTTCTATGAGCGTGCAGTGCAGGGGCAACAGTTACACGAGTCCAAACAGAGGTACGTTGGAGGGTTCACGACTAAGAACTTTTTTTAAGGAAGTTTGGAGaactgcataaatttgcacGTTTGGTCTTTTCGTGAGTTCTGTTCCTAACATGCAAAGAGAACACAATGTTTTGGTTGCTGGGTTCGGTTGACATTCACTGGTTCTAAGGATCAGGGCGAACATCAGCACTTACAGCCTACGAGAAGGAAACGAAGCGAATCGAAGCGAAAGGAAACCTAATGCAGACCCTCACAATTCATAATGAGTGCGGCATCCTTTTTTGGCGAATATGCCTTGGCCTTTTCAGTCTCGGCCACTTGTATGGAGCTTGAACCAAAGATAAATTTCaaacaataatcaaaatgCATCTCCAAGAGACACCTAAGGAACCCTCGTCATGATCATAGAAGAAATATGTTGGCACAGTCCAAGACTCACCGTAGTTTCGTTTTGAGTGAGTTAATCTCACGATTCATGGCTTCCTGCGATTCAATCATGTCCTCGCACTCACGCTGGTACTTTCGCTTCTGCGTCTTCTCCTTCTGCAATTCCTCTTCTGTCTCGTCCAAGTTGCGCTTGAGCAGTTTAATGCGGCTATTCAGCTATAAAAGTAAATACTCATCAGTAGGAATTCATATTAATGAGCCACTTCATTATTTACCTTATCCATTTGCTCCTTGTGCTGGTCGACATGTCTCCGTTCATCCTCGATGTTCATTGTAAGCTCCTTAATCTTCTTGTCCATCTTCCGATTGGCCTTTTGCTGCAACAGCCTCTCCTTGCCCTCATTCTCCAGCTGCTCTTCTAGGTTGGCGATCTTGGCCTCTAGCGTGGCGATTGTCGCCTTTACTTTAGTGCGCTGTGCTGTCTCGATTTCGGCAAGCTTAGCCTTCAGCTCCTTGTTTTGGCGTTCGAGCAGAGCGCGCCCGTTTTCGTTCTTCTGAGAGTTCGATTTTTCGTTCGCCAACTCAGTGGTCAGCTGCTCAATCTGCAGCTGCGCCTTGCGGCTGCGATCCAGCAGCACCTCGGAATTGGACTGTTCCTCCTCCAACTCCTCCTCAAGAGTGGCAATGCGGGCTTCCAATCGGCGCTTCTCGTCGATCATTAAGGAGCCCTTGTTGGCATTGTTGGCAATTTCTTCGGCCAATTCGTCACGCTCCGTTTCAGCAGCACGTCGCGCCCTCTCTGAGCTGGCCAGATCTTCAGTCAGCTGTAATACTTCTGCCTCCAGGGCCTTGACCTTGCGCTCGGCCTCCTTGCTCAACGCCTGTAGCTCCTCCTTGGCGGCCTTTGCTTCCTCGGCGTCGCGCAGCGCGTCCTTGACTTGTGCTTGCAGCTTCTTCGCATGCTTCAACGCATCTTCCTTCACCTTGTTATGCATCTCCATGGTGGTTTCGATCTCTTTCAGGTCGCCCTCCAGTTTCTTCTTTGACGCCACAGCAGCCGTGCGCTGTTTACGTTCCTCGTCCAGTTCGGTCTCAAGATCCCGCAGTTGCTTGACAAGTCCGCGTCTTTTCTCCTCGGCACCCTCCTCCTTAGCTAGCAGGTCGCGTTCAAACTGGGAACGAAGGGCCTGCATGTTCACCTCTAGGCGCAATTTTGCGTCTTCGGTCAGCTGTAGGTCGTCCTCAAGTTCCTCGTTTTGTGCTTTCAGTTCAGCCAGCTGAGACTCTAGCGCCCGCTTCGCTTTCTCCAGTTCGTGGACGTTTTTATCGGCTGTACCctgtgtgttggccaagtcATCGAGTTCATTTTGGAGGGTCTTTCGCTTGTTCTCAAGATCTTCAATTTTGTCAAAGGCTTCGTCTAGCTCGCGGGAAACCGAAAGCACCTTGGTCTCCTTCTCGCGGGCCTCTCGTTCTGCAGTATCACGCTCTTGGGCGATCTGTTCTGATATGGCTTTCTCCTCGGCAAGAATTTTGTCGaagttcttttgttttttctccaATTCGAGCACCTGACCAAGGACATGCAATTTTTGTATTagaattagtttatttaaatcaGACAAAAACTCACCTTCGTACGTTGTGCTTCCAACTCAATGGTGGCATCTTCAAGCTCCGACtgtatcttttttttgcttttgtcgAGGCGGTCGTTTTGGGCAATAAGTTCCTTGACCTGCCGTTCTAATGCCTCGATATCCTTATTAAGCCGCTTCTTCCCCTCTTCCAGTTCCTTAGCCAGATCCGCATCTTCCTCGGCcttctttttaatttcttgcatTTGGGTGGTGACTTCTGCCAGTTTTCGTTCGTAATTACGTTTGGCTTCATCGTCCTCCTCAAGCTGTTCTTGTAGAGCCTCCTTCTCTGACTCGATCTGACGCAGCTTGGAGCTGAGACCCAACTTTTGTCGCGTTTCCTCTTCCAACAGCTGCTGGGCTTCAGTAAGCTGGGATTCCATGTTGCTTGCAGACTTTACGGCGGCCGAGGCCTTTAGTTCGGCTTCCTCCAGCTGGTTTGTTATGTTCTCGGCTTCCTGTTGCAGTTTTGTGCACTTCTCCTGAAGTTCCGAGCGGGCGCGTTCAATCTCAGCCAGTTTTACCTGTGCAAAACATAGGCATACATATAAGTTGTTTGTTATAGAAATATCATGTGCGATCAGCCACATATTTTTCGTGATTATTTACCTGCAATTCAGCAATCTGCGACTCTGCCTGCTTGCGCCGGCGGTCGTTTTCTTGCCGGGAGCTGTTGACGCTGCGCAGTTCAGTGGCCAAGTCGGCGTTCTCCGCCTCCAAGGTGCCCTTGGCTTTTTCAAGGACTGTTTTGGCTTTGCGCAGGTTCTCGAGCTGATCGTTGATGCTGTTGAGCTCCTGCGAGTGTTTGTGTCGCATGTCGGCCAAAACACCTTCGTGGTTAACAGTCTCCTCTTCGAGAGACTTTTTCAGGGTAGCCAACTCCTGCTCGCGTTTAGACCTCAACTCTTGCTGAGCtgtttgtcaaaaaaaaaaaaaaaaaaagtttaaattaaatttatcttaATGATACGGATTTCTgagaaaacttttttaaaatattgatgCTTAGTCTTACCGGCTGTGGTGTCCAGCGAGTCCAACAACTCATTCTTGAGAGCCTCTAGTTCCTCGCTAAGGTCGCGTCTAACCTTCTCCGCCTTGGCACGGGCTGCCTTTTCGGCCTCTAGGTCCTCTTGGATCTCGGCCAGCTGCGACTCCAACTCGCGCTGAGCCTTCTGTGCGGTGGCCTTCGTAGCCGATTCCTCGTCAATGCGCAACAGAGTCTGAGTAAGTTCTTCCTCCCGTTTGGCCAGTTGAGCCTGCATTTCATCTACTTGTACGCGCCGTTCGTTCAGCTGTTCCTTAAGATCAGCAACTTCGGTCTCGATCTTCCGCTTAGATCGATCAGACtcctgtcgctgctgctgatccttGTGCAAACGTTCCTCGAGCTCCGTGATTGTGGCTTCATGCTTGGCTTTCAGCTTGGCCAGGTGTTTAGCcttttcctcctcctcagCAAGTGTCTGGGACAGATCGTTAGCACGCTCCTCCAATAGCTTCTTTTCCTTCAGAAGCTTCTGGTTCTGGTCGTCAGTTAACGCAAGATCTTCTTcgtactttttaattttagcgTCGAGCTGCACTTTCTCCAATTGTAGTTTTTGGCGGGCGGCCTCTTCTTCTTCGAGTTGCTCTTCCAGATCTTGAATATTAAGCTcaagtttctttttttcgcctcCAAGCGCGAGGACTcgttcctcttcttcttcgatACGCGTCTCAAGCTCTTGCATCATATCCTCCAGTTCTTGTTTGCGTGCCATTAGTCGAGAGCGCGACTCCTCGGCCTCGGCACAAAGTTCGATCTCGGCTTGAAGCTGCTCCGCTAGAGTGGTCTTCTCCACCAAAGCCTGCTGGTACTTGCGCTCGTACTCCTGCGTATTCTTGGCCAGTGTGTCAAGCTTCTCGCGTACCTGCTTCAGCTCATCCTCCTTCTGGACAAGCTTCTCTTCCTGCTTTGTAACTTCCAACAGGGGCTTGACCTTAGTATAGAGGCGCCACCACTGCCAGTTCCGAAGCTTAAGGTAGGCGGCACAATTCCGCTGGATGATTCGAATAGCGTTTAGTTGCTGCAAGCGCTTTTGGTAGTTGCGACGCGCAAGGAAGCCACGACAGAAGGCCTGGAAGTTAACGATAAGGTCGGATATCTTGAAATCACGCTCCTCCTCCAGGTGAGCGAGGACACCAGCGCGGAAGAAGATCTTCGACTGGCCCACTCGGTACAAGTTCGAGTCAAGCTCCAGCGCCTGAATCATCTTCTCGCAGGCCTTCTTGCCGTCCATGAATCCTTTGGGAATCACGTTGGGCGTAAGGAGTTCGTATCGTTGACGGAACTCCTGGAAGGGAATGCGATTCGGGAAGCCCTGGCGGCAGATACGAATACCCTCGAGCACACCGTTGCAGCGCAACTGGTCAAGCACCAAGGGAGCATCGATCTTGCCGGCGCGCTTCTCGTGGTTCGGTATGATACAGCGCACAAAGTTCGGGTTCGTGTTGCGCAGAGTGTCCATCAACTTAGCCAGCTGCTCCTTGTACAGATGGGACACGGTGCGGAACATGCCCTTGCGGGTGCGGGCCCCGAACTGAGTATCAGTCAGGGCCTGCTGTGCCATGCCAACGATTTCAGCATCCTTCCAGATGTTCACCACGAACGGATCCTGGGAGCCCTGGAGGAGCGACACGATGTTCTCGTTTAATGGGTCCATGTTCTTCATCAGCCACTTGGCCGCCGAGTAGTCAACACGCCCGGCGTAATGCACTATGGCAAAGTCTGCGACTCCTCGAAAATCGGTCTTCATAAACTTGGGGTGCATAGAGTGGGCCGATACGAGTTTATCTACAAACGTCTTGTCAGTGGCTTTGGGGAACCAGCACTCCTCATCCAGGAGTGCCATGATGCCGCCGGGTTTATCGATCAGGTCGATGGTAGGCTGCAGGTCCAACCCAAAGTCGATGAACTTCCACTCAATACCCTCGCGCTGGTACTCTTCCTGCTCCAGGATAAACATGGTGTGGTTAaagagctgctgcagtttcTCGTTGGTGTAGTTTATACACAGCTGCTCAAAGGAGTTGagttcaaatatttcaaagccCGCCATGTCGAGAATGCCAATAAAGGAAGCTCCTTGGCGCTTGGTGCGGTCCAGAGAACGGTTAATCCGGTTCACAAGCCACTTGAACATGCGCTCGTAACACGCCTTTGCAATGGCCTCCACGGCGAACTCCACCTGCTCCTTTGTTTGGGCCTTCGTAACAAAGTCACGACCCACTTTAATGCGTGGCGTCAGGAAAGCCCTGGTCATGTCTGTCACACTAAGTCCGAGCAGATGCGCAATCTTCTGGGCCACCGTGTTGTCTGGTAGAGTGGCCTGGTCGTTGTTGCGCTCCTGACGGAATTTCATGCTACCGAACAGTAGGACGGCGCTCACGATGCGAAATATCGAGTTGAAATCCTCTGATGTCATGCCCATGATGTTCATGGACTTAACCGTTGCCTGAAACTCGGCGTAGTCGTCCACGCCGGGTACAGGCAGGCTGCCATTGGAAAGGAATGCATACGACTTAACGTCATCCAGTATGAACTTCTCGCGCTGCTCCGGCGTGGCCCCCGCCAGCAACTGGTAGAATATATGGAATGTTCGTTCGTCCTTTGCTTGACGAATGGCACGCGACTTCTCCAGTAGATATGTTTCAATGTTGGCTCCCGAGATAAATCCCGAGGCATCGAAATTGATCCGTATGAATTTACCCTACAGTGGGCAAACGGAAATTGACATTCTGTTTTGTAAAACAATGAAGCAAACAACTTACAAAACGCGAAGAGTTATCGTTTTTGACCGTCTTGGCGTTGCCGAAGGCCTCCAGAATGGGATTTGcctgcagcagctgttgctccAGCTCGCCCTGTTTAGAGGATAGAcaagattttatttatattaggTTTATACGTTTCACGATAGGGGGTTAGGGGTTAGCCACATATATTTACGAAAGCGGTCTTAACACAAGTACAGCAACATCACAAGCAACAGAAAGTATCTacaaaactattattattattatcatgcAGGAAGGAGATAAAGCCAAGCATAACGAAGGACAATAAACACTGGACGAAATCCTACAGCTTCTCACGATCAATGCCGGCGCCATGGCATTACCCGGTTTACCTCTTGACAGTTGGAATTAACTTCCACCATCTTCAATCCATTGACTACCTCGATCGTCTGATTCTGATTTTGGGCCATAATCTTGACCTTTATGTACTTGTTTGTGTTGACCGAGAAGTTCTGCAATTAGGTAGGAATGGGATTATGGGGTACGGGGTGGATATTCAAGGAATTCTTGATGGCCCTCATCGTTTACGCGCATTGATCTATCCAGCCTTCAAATCATGCTTAGACTTCGAAGTACATGGGtacaaataaatcgaaagcgTACGGCACGACAATTTActacaaaattatatttaaaaggatTTTTTGGACGTCAAGCATACTTTACCGCAAATGTCTCTTGATGACTACTCTAGAATTTCGTTGGCATATGTTGTACAATGAGGGAGCAGATCAAAGCAGAGCAGAGAGATGAGATTGAGTAGATGAGTGTTGACTTGGATGGGACAGCAACAAGGGAACCAAAACGAAGAGTTGGGAGAGTTCATTCGGAGAGGGTTAATTGTAATATTTCGGCCACATTTAAAGGATTAAGAAAGCAAAATAACGTTTGGAAACCAAGGATGTTTTTGGGATCAGAAATAGACAGTGGGTGAAAAGtaagtttaattaaacaatgaaTGGGGTTAAATAATTCGAGTTAATTTCGAAACACAAAGAGGGAAAACGTTTCAGGATTGTCAGTCCTCGAATACTTACAATGAGCACGGCGGGATGCGGCACCTGTCGGAGTTGGTGTCAATTGGTTGGAGGTGTTGAGGTTTGATTTGGTTGTTGGATATTTGGATTGATTGTGATATTTGGCAgcattttatacaaattatatttacaaattttttaaacatattgaGCAGAGTTGAGAGTGAAGACAACAACCAAAGTCCAATGTACAGGGTGAGTGTGCGTATATTTATAGGTGTGTTGTGTAGCATAGTggagtgtttgtgtgtaggacatgaaaataaataagatcaattataaataataattatatcagaagtaaatcaatttaaatttcgcCATCCTCAGCATCAAGCAAAAACATTTGATAAGAACTGAACTtcatgaaaaaaaaacgatatcatttttaaacaaatgcaCAGTTATATCAATGTTTGTTTTCGGGTTTTCTTATCGCTCCTCTTATCTTGACCTGATAAAGAGTGCCACtaaaacacacattttgtAATCAAACTAACGAAAATTACCTTTCGTTCAATTCAGTTCTACAGTAACTTGCTATACTATGATTCACTGCAGTCAATGCTATATGGTTTTATCGTCAGCGTCTATTTATGGAACTTAGAATCAGAGATAATACCACATAGACAATTTTTCCCCAAAATAAGTTATGAACTGCAGGGTATAAAGCGATATGCTGTGGAAGATCTCTGAATGGTTAAAATAAAAGGCTTGTAGATTTGTTTAATGTCTTAAGAAGCTTTTTAAGTATATTTGCAGCTTATCACGTTCACAGCAGAAAAGTAATCTCAACTTCGTCCGCAGCCTCAGCACCAGGCTCATATAAGGCAGTAAACagataaaacataataaaaagtGTGTTTGGAGCTCAAGAACAGCTTGTTTGCTCTCGAAAGGATTGAGCAAGTCCGAAATGCACTAAAAACGGCTTGTCCCCACAATTATGGATATGGCAACCCCAACAGTAGCAAATTGTACAGAGCAGCAATTGCTGCCCCAGAAATTTATCGAATGTCGCAATTTTTgcgatttaattttaatttttttatcaattgcctttcaatttcaattctcGCAACTTTTTTATggtgtttattttattgctgtAAACGACAAAATTTGTCAGCAACTATGGCTCTTGATTAATGAAGTGTGCTTCGGCTCCCGGGAACATATAAAAGCACATAAGCCAGCTGCCATGTCATCAGCCATCCACATATTAAAGCGTTACCCTCGGTCATCCACCATATGGGGTGCATCAGTTAAGCCCTCGGAATCTCTGAATTCAACTGAAGCTTATTCTAGTTCTTGAGGTCGTTATTGAGGAATATCTTGGTGATCGATTGGTGCTTTTACaacctatatatgtataaatagcAATGTCAGCGGGTCTGATTACTCTCTAAAGCGTAGTACACTTAAAACTTGACTGATATTGCTAATTTAAAGCAGATATACTGAATATATACTGCAGACCCCACGAATAAGTTATAGTTTCGAACGGGGATTAAAGCCAATCTGCCGACGacaaacatatacatatgtgcttATGTGAGCGTCGTGCATTTTCCGCTAACGTTGTTGGCCTCATTAATTACAATaccaaataataacaattgtCTGGCTTGCGTGCAATTAATGTGAGTTTAATAAGCGCTTCCAGCCAAAAAACCCATATGGGACTGTATTTCTCTGGCAGATATCACCACCCAATGGGGCATACAACTTTGCATTTGCTTCGGATCTAGGGACtcatttctgtttctgctcTTCTGTACTTACCGCACCCGAGCCCTTGGGCTTGGAAGCTGCCACATAGGCTAGAAATTGGATGACCTTCTTGGTGTTCTCCGTTTTGCCAGCACCCGATTCGCCAGTACACAAAATCGATTGGTCTTCGCGATCTGCAGAAAAAATGAAGGTGAAAGTGTGAGTAGGTAAGCAAGTGACACACTTCATATGCGGAATAATGCGGGTGACCAgccaaaaatgtaattaaaatgttaaaagccCACCTCAGCTTGAATTTTCTGATGACCCAAATTTAAGCGGGCAAAAAAGAAGCCAAAGGCACCATAAGTAAAACACAGAATGGTGGATGGGTGATAAATGAGACATGCTACATCAGATGAAATCATTCTGTAAATAACTATCAACCGATTTTCGCCCAGGCCTTAATGCTCAACtgatattttaatattaaaaacaaaacagttgATTTCAGCCTGCATATctgaaagatacaaaagacaacagacacagacacacacaagcaGTAAATTGCTTGTAGCTATTGGTATGGCGCCAATGATCCCATATAGAATACAGCGAACTAGATTCGCACTGCACCCCGGGATCACCACACCCCCCACCACAACTGACAGCCTCGTCATACGATCCAGCATTAAGCTAACCACAAATTCAGGCAGAGACGCGAgtcagatatatgtatctacgCTGAGACATGGAGCTCCAAACAACCAAACTGCTTCCATATCACGACCccgtatttattattatgggTAGAGCCAGTCACATATCTATACGTACACACAAGCTACATTCTATATCCGACCATACATGGGCCTAATTTTTGTATCTCCACACTTCATTTTATGGAAATTCTTTCATAGTTTTTGTgtcattaataaatttaatgctcAGAAGGCGAATTAAAAGTTTCTCAAATTATTACGCAGCAATTAAGGGGTATGCGAAATATGTGTCATTGATAGCCGATGCATTTTATGGCTCGAAGCTACGATCGATCATCATAAGTTTCATTCTACTTTTTCCACTTATTGAAGAGctgcaaaaacattttattttgtatcaCATAGCAGACTTCACTCCCAAAATAAACTTCTTTAAACAACTGAAAAAATACGGACAGGTAAAACATCTGCCCAGTATCGGACATTTCGCGATGGTTTTAACTGCTATATATGTGCATGTAGGCATGCAGTTATACATACACTCGCAGTCAGGGCGTGTTCATTTTATCACGAATGCCATGAAAATTGGAACTTTGGAAGATTGGAAGTTTGAAGATTTGCGATTGTCTCGAGTCGGGGGAGCAGCTGGAGAATTACAGAAAGATAAATGTTTGTGACGTTTGTCCAGCTCCCCAATGCCCGGATCAGCTTGGAGCTGAATGCGGTGCGTGTTTCAGGGCAATGGAGTCGGAGGCGATGGGGTTGGGCTAAGTTTATTAAAGGCCagtgaaataaatcaaagtaaaTGCCACTCCCCAATGGCTTGGCTTTAAGAGCGAACTTCTCGAAAAATGAATACCGCGAATATACAACCAAGAAAATGTGCATAAGCCGAAAATTAATAAGCGTGAAATATGGTGAGCCAGAGTGAGGTGTCgatttgtttaaacatttttacgacaacaacaaaaacatagCTGATGATGGGGCAAACAAAGTTGCCTGCTGTCCAAGCGAAGCCGGGCTGAGTTTTAGATCCAAATATGGTAATGacacgtatacgcaatattaGTTAACCAATCTCAAGCAGGGgaaacacaacacacacatgcaggaACCTATAGATATGGCCGCAGTAAGATACGCCTGGCCTCGAGCTGGAGTCTCTGCTGCGCTGGAGCCAGCGCCGTGAGTCATCTCCCGGCGCGACGTTACGCTTGGAACGGACATGCAAACCATCGAAACTCAGTGAAGCCCGAACTAAAAAGCACAGAAGTGAAAAGGAAACCTGAAAAAATCCCATTTGAAAATTCAATCCAAAAAAGGAAACCAGTTTGGGATTAGACAGTCATTCGGTGAAGAGCAGCACATTTGCAGATGATTCACAAGATGTGTATGAATTCGAATGCTAATGCACCTCAATGGAGTTATATCTGCAAAGTGTGTCATGTATGGACCCCGCTTCAACGTTATTCCTGGAAATGCCCTCTTCTTGTATACTTTTCCAATTCTTATCTAATCAGGTctgaaaaacattttcgctTGCTTATTCGGAGAATGGAATTTTGATAGCGACCAGAAATCGCGCACCAGAGAAAATAAGAAGGGCTGTTGATAATTCTGGCATTCCACATCCCATATGTGTGTGCAGCTGGATCGAAAAGGGAAAGTAAGTGCCGGATCGAGATACTTACCACCCAACATGTTTCTATAGGCACTATCCGTGATTGCAAATACATGCGGAGGCACTTCGTGTCGTTTTATGCCCTTGTACCGTTCCATTATCTTTTCGGTGTAGATCGGTAGTTTCTTGTACGGGTTGACCACAACGCAGAAAAGACCGGAATATGTCtgaaataaagaaattgtTTAGTGTTTGTCTTACTTAACCCATCAGTCGAAGGATTTATTGTTAGGTATACTTAATGCTTGCTTATAATGAATAAAGGGCTTCATTTGGGAGTATGATTGCAAACATGaggtaataaaaaaaaatcgcgTCAGATAAAATCTTACGCCAATGTATTTCCATTCTTAAGGTTGATCATTTTCCAGCTATAAATGCTGTCCATTGGGCTGCAGGTAATCATAGTGATGCTTGGGCTAACGGCAGCTTTGGACACCGGCAACTGCTTTTTAGTGGCCTAGTTATTGTTACCCAAACGCTAACACGCTCGCATGTGTGTCCAAGTCAACGTGACATGTGCTTTAAAGTTGGCCACCACCATAAGCAGCGAACgcatgtatctgtatctgccgCTCCATCTGTATCCGAATCCGTTGGTGGTATCTATCGAGCGGCAGCCTACATAACTGCGACTGTGATTGGGACCGAGACTGCGGCGTGGGCACTAAGTATGCGGCTTTGCTATTTGTTGTACCATTTAAATACATATCCAGCCAAACATTAGATGCGAGTGCCGCGAGCTTCACGGCAGCGCGCAAGAGGGTATCAAAGGCGGCGGAGAAGTGTGGGCCAGCCCACACAGATCGAAATGGAAAGTACCGCTGGCAAAAATTGTAGTAGAGAAAATGCCCTCAACTCTTTGCACAGGTGAGGGTGAGGGTAATGAGGAGGGCGGCAGGAACATGAATCACTTTTAGGCCCGCAATTAACAGTCAAAATCACGTCTTGCCAATCAGCCACCTTCcttgtatgtgtgcgtgtgttagGCATCCAAAAATGGCATAAGAAATTGTTTTCTCAGTttctgctgtttctgtttttggcaACCGCTTAGAAGTGGCAGTGACTCGTGACGATGTTTGCTCCACTCGTCTTTGAATCACATCGGTTATGT
This window contains:
- the LOC6736168 gene encoding myosin heavy chain, non-muscle isoform X4, whose protein sequence is MSEEVDRNDPELKYLSVERNQFNDPATQAEWTQKRLVWVPHENQGFVAASIKREHGDEVEVELAETGKRVMILRDDIQKMNPPKFDKVEDMAELTCLNEASVLHNIKDRYYSGLIYTYSGLFCVVVNPYKKLPIYTEKIMERYKGIKRHEVPPHVFAITDSAYRNMLGDREDQSILCTGESGAGKTENTKKVIQFLAYVAASKPKGSGAVPHPAVLINFSVNTNKYIKVKIMAQNQNQTIEVVNGLKMVEVNSNCQEGELEQQLLQANPILEAFGNAKTVKNDNSSRFGKFIRINFDASGFISGANIETYLLEKSRAIRQAKDERTFHIFYQLLAGATPEQREKFILDDVKSYAFLSNGSLPVPGVDDYAEFQATVKSMNIMGMTSEDFNSIFRIVSAVLLFGSMKFRQERNNDQATLPDNTVAQKIAHLLGLSVTDMTRAFLTPRIKVGRDFVTKAQTKEQVEFAVEAIAKACYERMFKWLVNRINRSLDRTKRQGASFIGILDMAGFEIFELNSFEQLCINYTNEKLQQLFNHTMFILEQEEYQREGIEWKFIDFGLDLQPTIDLIDKPGGIMALLDEECWFPKATDKTFVDKLVSAHSMHPKFMKTDFRGVADFAIVHYAGRVDYSAAKWLMKNMDPLNENIVSLLQGSQDPFVVNIWKDAEIVGMAQQALTDTQFGARTRKGMFRTVSHLYKEQLAKLMDTLRNTNPNFVRCIIPNHEKRAGKIDAPLVLDQLRCNGVLEGIRICRQGFPNRIPFQEFRQRYELLTPNVIPKGFMDGKKACEKMIQALELDSNLYRVGQSKIFFRAGVLAHLEEERDFKISDLIVNFQAFCRGFLARRNYQKRLQQLNAIRIIQRNCAAYLKLRNWQWWRLYTKVKPLLEVTKQEEKLVQKEDELKQVREKLDTLAKNTQEYERKYQQALVEKTTLAEQLQAEIELCAEAEESRSRLMARKQELEDMMQELETRIEEEEERVLALGGEKKKLELNIQDLEEQLEEEEAARQKLQLEKVQLDAKIKKYEEDLALTDDQNQKLLKEKKLLEERANDLSQTLAEEEEKAKHLAKLKAKHEATITELEERLHKDQQQRQESDRSKRKIETEVADLKEQLNERRVQVDEMQAQLAKREEELTQTLLRIDEESATKATAQKAQRELESQLAEIQEDLEAEKAARAKAEKVRRDLSEELEALKNELLDSLDTTAAQQELRSKREQELATLKKSLEEETVNHEGVLADMRHKHSQELNSINDQLENLRKAKTVLEKAKGTLEAENADLATELRSVNSSRQENDRRRKQAESQIAELQVKLAEIERARSELQEKCTKLQQEAENITNQLEEAELKASAAVKSASNMESQLTEAQQLLEEETRQKLGLSSKLRQIESEKEALQEQLEEDDEAKRNYERKLAEVTTQMQEIKKKAEEDADLAKELEEGKKRLNKDIEALERQVKELIAQNDRLDKSKKKIQSELEDATIELEAQRTKVLELEKKQKNFDKILAEEKAISEQIAQERDTAEREAREKETKVLSVSRELDEAFDKIEDLENKRKTLQNELDDLANTQGTADKNVHELEKAKRALESQLAELKAQNEELEDDLQLTEDAKLRLEVNMQALRSQFERDLLAKEEGAEEKRRGLVKQLRDLETELDEERKQRTAAVASKKKLEGDLKEIETTMEMHNKVKEDALKHAKKLQAQVKDALRDAEEAKAAKEELQALSKEAERKVKALEAEVLQLTEDLASSERARRAAETERDELAEEIANNANKGSLMIDEKRRLEARIATLEEELEEEQSNSEVLLDRSRKAQLQIEQLTTELANEKSNSQKNENGRALLERQNKELKAKLAEIETAQRTKVKATIATLEAKIANLEEQLENEGKERLLQQKANRKMDKKIKELTMNIEDERRHVDQHKEQMDKLNSRIKLLKRNLDETEEELQKEKTQKRKYQRECEDMIESQEAMNREINSLKTKLRRTGGIGLSSSRLTGTPSSKRAGGGGGGDDSSVQDESLDGEDSGN